The following are encoded together in the Streptomyces rapamycinicus NRRL 5491 genome:
- a CDS encoding pentapeptide repeat-containing protein, whose translation MVPSPRELTDLPFADHLRPFDGDLVEGGDYDTVHLDGDAFDGAVCDHARFLESAFSSVTFTGGRGRGARFNEVWLDGVRWVGTDLADTDWLDGELGGCVLAGLEMFSARLHRVTFHRCKLESVNLRTATLRNVTFVDCLLRDVDLGGAGLTEVAFPGSALEGVRFGKARMAKVDLRGATRLEIADGYDALGGATIDGGQLMELAPMLADALGITVRDGGAAR comes from the coding sequence ATGGTGCCGTCCCCCCGTGAACTCACCGATCTGCCCTTCGCGGACCATCTGCGGCCGTTCGACGGGGACTTGGTGGAAGGAGGCGACTACGACACCGTTCATCTGGACGGCGACGCCTTCGACGGAGCCGTGTGCGACCACGCCAGGTTCCTCGAGTCCGCGTTCTCCTCGGTGACGTTCACCGGGGGCCGTGGCCGCGGGGCCCGGTTCAACGAGGTGTGGCTGGACGGGGTGCGATGGGTGGGCACCGACCTGGCGGACACCGACTGGCTGGACGGCGAGCTGGGCGGCTGTGTGCTGGCCGGTCTTGAGATGTTCTCCGCGCGGCTGCACCGGGTGACCTTCCACCGATGCAAGCTGGAATCGGTGAACCTCCGCACCGCCACGCTGCGGAATGTCACCTTCGTGGACTGTCTGCTGCGCGATGTGGACCTCGGCGGCGCGGGGCTGACGGAGGTGGCCTTCCCGGGGTCGGCGCTGGAGGGTGTGCGGTTCGGCAAGGCACGGATGGCCAAGGTCGATCTGCGCGGGGCCACCCGGCTGGAGATCGCCGACGGTTATGACGCGCTGGGCGGCGCCACCATCGACGGCGGGCAGCTGATGGAGCTCGCGCCGATGCTCGCCGACGCCTTGGGGATCACGGTCCGGGACGGTGGGGCCGCACGGTGA
- a CDS encoding damage-control phosphatase ARMT1 family protein, with the protein MSDTVDAPVIRSDEPGSFARSVLAERHPALIEKVRDAFPYGPGQHRALDALRDNAAEGTIAPLPPTAYDHDRWAVWGREHFGRSWFDVPFLWAESYFYRRLLEAVGYFADGPWRGVDPFRPFKQAELDTPEAEAELATLDDLLRKPAGEQAAALVHGSLWGNRADLGFRISASAADAPGADTPPLVADDSEALWSLLPVGSPATLCVVADNAGRELLPDLVLIDHVLHHGRAERVVLQVKPYPYYVSDATTEDVVDCLRRLVRAEGAAAGTGGRLWAAMGDGRLTVRAHDFFRAPLPYEQMPGDLRGEFAAATLTVLKGDLNYRRLVGDRLWPPTTSFADRTGYFPGPVAALRTLKSDVIVGLDERTVATLDAHEDHWRTSGAHALIQVRG; encoded by the coding sequence ATGTCCGACACCGTCGACGCGCCCGTGATCCGCAGCGATGAGCCAGGATCGTTCGCTCGGAGTGTGCTGGCCGAGCGCCATCCCGCACTGATCGAGAAGGTGCGCGACGCCTTCCCGTACGGCCCCGGGCAGCACCGCGCCCTCGACGCGTTGCGCGACAACGCCGCCGAGGGCACCATCGCCCCGCTCCCGCCCACCGCGTACGACCACGACCGGTGGGCGGTGTGGGGCCGGGAACACTTCGGCCGGTCCTGGTTCGACGTCCCGTTCCTGTGGGCGGAGAGCTACTTCTACCGCCGGCTCCTGGAGGCCGTGGGCTACTTCGCGGACGGCCCCTGGCGGGGCGTTGACCCGTTCCGCCCCTTCAAACAGGCCGAGCTGGACACCCCCGAGGCCGAGGCCGAACTGGCCACGCTCGACGACCTCCTGCGCAAGCCCGCCGGGGAACAGGCGGCCGCGCTGGTGCACGGCTCACTCTGGGGCAACCGTGCGGACCTGGGCTTCCGCATCTCCGCATCGGCCGCGGACGCGCCTGGCGCCGACACCCCGCCGCTGGTCGCGGACGACTCGGAGGCGCTGTGGTCGCTGCTGCCCGTCGGCTCCCCGGCCACACTGTGCGTGGTGGCGGACAACGCCGGGCGGGAGCTGCTCCCCGACCTCGTCCTCATCGACCATGTGCTCCACCACGGGCGCGCCGAGCGGGTGGTGCTCCAGGTGAAGCCGTATCCGTACTACGTATCCGACGCCACCACCGAGGATGTCGTCGACTGTCTGCGCCGTCTGGTGCGGGCGGAGGGCGCCGCGGCGGGGACCGGCGGACGGCTGTGGGCCGCCATGGGCGACGGGCGGCTCACGGTGCGGGCGCACGACTTCTTCCGCGCCCCGCTGCCGTACGAGCAGATGCCCGGCGATCTGCGCGGCGAGTTCGCCGCGGCCACGCTCACCGTCCTGAAGGGCGATCTGAACTACCGCCGCCTCGTCGGCGACCGGCTGTGGCCCCCGACCACCTCCTTCGCCGACCGCACCGGGTACTTCCCCGGCCCGGTGGCCGCGCTGCGCACCCTGAAGTCGGATGTCATCGTCGGGCTCGACGAGCGGACCGTGGCCACGCTGGACGCGCACGAGGACCACTGGCGCACCAGCGGCGCCCATGCGCTGATCCAGGTACGGGGATGA
- a CDS encoding mycothiol transferase — protein sequence MNSADLLADAFERVREEVRTAVDGLSEGELAVRLDGGANSIAWLVWHLTRVQDDHIADAAGTEQLWTSEGWAERFGLPFPPEATGYGHRSKDVAAVRADAELLTGYYDAVHENTLAFVRGLRDSDLDRIVDERWTPAVTLGVRLVSVVSDDLQHAGQAAFIHGAIRRR from the coding sequence ATGAACAGCGCCGATCTGCTGGCCGACGCCTTCGAGCGGGTACGCGAGGAGGTGCGGACGGCCGTGGACGGGCTCTCGGAGGGCGAGTTGGCCGTACGGCTGGACGGCGGGGCCAATTCGATCGCCTGGCTGGTGTGGCATCTGACCCGGGTCCAGGACGACCACATCGCCGACGCCGCGGGCACCGAGCAGCTGTGGACGTCGGAGGGCTGGGCCGAGCGGTTCGGTCTGCCGTTCCCGCCCGAGGCCACCGGCTACGGCCACCGGAGCAAGGACGTGGCGGCGGTGCGGGCGGACGCCGAACTGCTCACCGGGTACTACGACGCCGTCCACGAGAACACCCTGGCGTTCGTGCGCGGCCTGCGCGACTCCGATCTCGACCGGATCGTGGACGAGCGGTGGACCCCGGCGGTGACCCTCGGCGTCCGGCTGGTCAGCGTGGTCTCGGACGATCTGCAGCACGCAGGGCAGGCGGCGTTCATCCACGGCGCGATCCGCAGGCGATAG
- a CDS encoding ArsR/SmtB family transcription factor, translating into MDKVFKALADQTRRYLLDRLHEHNGQTLGELCRRLEMTRQSATQHLAVLEAANLVSTVRRGREKLHYLNPVPLNEIQERWIDKFERPRLRALSLVKRQAEETMADKPAFVYVIYIESTPEKVWHALTDADLTAEYWGHSNVSDWRVGSPWEHRRTDGSGTADVVGTVVESSPPTRLVTTWAAPDADATAEPSRVTFDIQPHGDIVRLTVTHENLADEAERTAAAGGWAAVLSNLKSLIETGSPLPQQPWLIPQ; encoded by the coding sequence ATGGACAAGGTCTTCAAGGCGCTGGCCGACCAGACCCGGCGGTATCTGCTGGACCGGCTGCATGAGCACAACGGCCAGACGCTGGGCGAGCTGTGCCGGCGGCTGGAGATGACCCGCCAGTCGGCCACCCAGCATCTGGCCGTCCTCGAGGCCGCCAATCTGGTCAGCACGGTGCGGCGGGGCCGCGAAAAACTCCACTACCTCAACCCCGTCCCCCTCAATGAGATCCAGGAGCGCTGGATCGACAAGTTCGAGCGCCCGCGACTGCGCGCGCTGAGCCTGGTGAAGCGACAAGCGGAGGAAACGATGGCCGACAAGCCGGCGTTCGTGTACGTCATCTATATCGAGAGCACACCGGAGAAGGTCTGGCACGCGCTGACCGACGCCGACCTCACGGCCGAGTACTGGGGCCACAGCAATGTGTCGGACTGGCGGGTCGGCTCCCCGTGGGAGCATCGGCGGACGGACGGCTCCGGCACCGCCGATGTCGTCGGCACGGTCGTGGAGAGCTCACCGCCCACCCGGCTGGTGACCACCTGGGCCGCGCCCGACGCGGATGCCACCGCCGAGCCCTCCCGGGTCACCTTCGACATCCAGCCGCACGGCGACATCGTCCGGCTGACCGTGACCCATGAGAACCTGGCCGACGAGGCCGAGCGGACCGCGGCGGCCGGTGGCTGGGCCGCGGTGCTGTCCAATCTGAAGTCGCTGATCGAGACGGGGAGCCCGCTGCCGCAGCAGCCCTGGCTGATCCCCCAGTGA
- a CDS encoding pentapeptide repeat-containing protein: protein MSDTTEPPSADPAAAHRPALRADCANCFGLCCVALPFAASTDFAIGKDAGEPCRNLRADFRCGIHSRLREEGFPGCTVYDCFGAGQKVSQLTFDGRDWRRHPGTASEMFAAFPVMRHLHELLWYLTEALALPAARPVHGALREALRETERLTLGSASELRELDVAAHRDRVNQLLLRTSELVRARIPGKKKNRRGADLIGADLRGADLRGANLRGACLIAANLTRADLTAADLIGADFRDADLSAADLRGAVFLTQAQLNAAKGDAATRLPPSLTRPAHW, encoded by the coding sequence GTGTCAGATACGACCGAACCCCCCTCCGCCGACCCGGCCGCCGCGCACCGCCCCGCCCTGCGGGCCGACTGCGCCAACTGCTTCGGGCTGTGCTGTGTCGCCCTGCCCTTCGCGGCCTCCACGGACTTCGCGATCGGCAAGGACGCGGGGGAGCCCTGCCGCAACCTCCGGGCCGACTTCCGCTGCGGTATCCACTCCCGGCTGCGCGAGGAGGGCTTCCCGGGCTGCACGGTCTACGACTGCTTCGGCGCCGGGCAGAAGGTCTCCCAGCTCACCTTCGACGGCCGCGACTGGCGGCGGCACCCCGGGACGGCCTCCGAGATGTTCGCCGCCTTCCCCGTCATGCGCCACCTCCACGAACTGCTCTGGTACCTCACCGAGGCGCTGGCCCTCCCGGCCGCCCGGCCCGTCCACGGCGCGCTGCGTGAGGCGCTGCGGGAGACCGAGCGCCTCACCCTCGGCAGCGCCTCCGAGCTGAGGGAACTCGATGTGGCGGCCCACCGCGACCGGGTCAATCAGCTGCTGCTGCGCACGAGCGAGCTGGTGCGGGCCCGGATCCCGGGCAAGAAGAAGAACCGCAGGGGAGCCGATCTCATCGGCGCCGACCTGAGGGGAGCCGATCTGCGGGGCGCCAACCTCCGCGGCGCCTGTCTCATCGCGGCGAACCTCACCCGGGCCGATCTGACGGCGGCCGATCTGATCGGAGCCGACTTCCGGGACGCCGACCTGAGCGCGGCCGACCTGCGGGGGGCCGTCTTCCTCACCCAGGCCCAGCTGAACGCGGCCAAGGGTGACGCCGCCACCCGGCTGCCGCCGTCCCTCACCCGCCCCGCGCACTGGTGA